One genomic segment of Hordeum vulgare subsp. vulgare chromosome 2H, MorexV3_pseudomolecules_assembly, whole genome shotgun sequence includes these proteins:
- the LOC123431146 gene encoding receptor-like serine/threonine-protein kinase SD1-8 isoform X2, translating to MRATSQLRVHLLLRLLLICFYLLSILTFAAAGVGDKLEKGQNLTDGDTLVSAGGSFTLGFFSPGASSKRYLGIWFSVSNATVVWVANRDQPLLDRSGMLVFNDLGSLVLQDGSRRTVWSSDFSGSASAAVVQLAYSGNLVVHNGSSDDASLWQSFDHPSDTLLPDMKLGKNLWTGAEWQLTSWRSADDPAPGDHRRTLQTTGLPEIILWYLDVKTYRTGPWNGIYFNGVPEARGYADKYPLLVTTSAWEVTYGYTAAPGAPLTRVVVNYTGKAERWEWDARRSTWSNLFQGPRDPCDDYGKCGPFGLCDPDAASSGFCGCVDGFSIPAATTPSAQTVKVTTCRRHAALDCAGGTTTDGFAVVRGVKLPDTQNASVDTGVTLEECRARCFANCSCLAYAAADISGGGDGSGCVMWTSAIVDLRRVDMGQNLYLRLAKSELDDHKRFPVLLVAAPLASVVIILLVIIAIWWRRKHTIMGAIPQKHSMAVPIVSLAVIKDVTGNFSETNMIGQGGFSIVYKGQLPEGRAIAVKRLKQSVLTTKGKKDFAREVEVMAGLRHGSLVRLLAYCNEGKERILIYEYMQKKSLNVYIFGTRYLLEHKCFLKLLREQNFLTQC from the exons ATGAGGGCTACCAGTCAACTACGTGTACACCTCCTACTGCGGTTGCTCTTGATCTGCTTCTACCTACTTTCGATCCTCACCTTCGCCGCCGCGGGTGTTGGTGACAAGCTCGAGAAGGGCCAGAACCTCACCGACGGCGACACGCTCGTCTCGGCAGGCGGCTCCTTCACCCTGGGGTTCTTCTCTCCGGGGGCGTCCAGCAAGAGGTACCTCGGCATATGGTTCTCCGTGTCCAACGCCACCGTCGTCTGGGTCGCCAACCGCGACCAGCCTCTCCTTGACAGGTCCGGCATGCTGGTGTTCAACGACCTCGGTAGCCTTGTTCTGCAAGATGGCTCCCGCCGGACGGTCTGGTCTTCAGACTTCTCCGGCAGCGCTTCCGCCGCCGTGGTTCAGCTTGCCTATTCCGGCAACCTGGTCGTACACAATGGCAGCAGCGACGATGCCTCTCTGTGGCAGTCGTTCGACCATCCGTCGGACACCTTGCTGCCCGACATGAAGCTCGGCAAGAACCTCTGGACCGGAGCCGAGTGGCAGCTCACGTCGTGGCGCTCCGCCGACGACCCGGCTCCGGGGGACCACCGCCGCACGTTGCAAACCACCGGGTTACCGGAGATCATCCTGTGGTACCTCGACGTCAAGACGTACCGCACGGGCCCGTGGAACGGGATCTACTTCAACGGCGTCCCGGAGGCGCGCGGGTACGCGGACAAGTACCCGCTGCTGGTGACGACCAGCGCGTGGGAGGTCACCTACGGGTACACCGCCGCGCCCGGCGCGCCGCTGACCCGCGTCGTGGTGAACTACACCGGCAAGGCGGAGCGGTGGGAGTGGGACGCGAGGAGGTCGACGTGGAGCAACCTATTCCAGGGGCCGAGGGACCCCTGCGACGACTACGGGAAGTGCGGGCCGTTCGGGCTCTGCGACCCCGATGCGGCGTCGTCGGGGTTCTGCGGCTGCGTCGACGGGTTCAGCATCCCTGCCGCCACGACCCCGTCGGCGCAGACGGTGAAGGTTACCACCTGCCGAAGGCACGCAGCGCTTGACTGTGCCGGCGGCACTACGACGGACGGCTTCGCGGTGGTGCGGGGGGTGAAGCTTCCCGACACGCAGAACGCGTCGGTGGACACGGGCGTGACGCTGGAGGAGTGCAGGGCGAGGTGCTTCGCCAACTGCTCGTGCTTGGCCTACGCCGCCGCAGACATCAGTGGAGGCGGCGATGGTTCCGGCTGCGTCATGTGGACGAGTGCCATCGTTGATCTACGTCGCGTTGACATGGGGCAGAATCTCTACCTGAGGTTGGCAAAATCAGAACTTG ATGACCATAAAAGGTTTCCTGTTCTACTTGTTGCCGCACCTTTAGCTTCCGTTGTTATTATTCTACTGGTCATCATcgcgatttggtggagaaggaaaCACACAATCATGG GTGCTATTCCTCAGAAACATTCCATGGCCGTTCCCATAGTTAGTCTAGCTGTTATAAAGGATGTCACTGGAAATTTCTCTGAAACCAATATGATTGGCCAGGGTGGGTTTAGCATCGTTTACAAG GGGCAGCTGCCTGAAGGAAGAGCAATTGCGGTCAAGAGGCTTAAGCAGTCGGTGCTCACCACGAAAGGCAAGAAAGATTTCGCGAGAGAAGTGGAGGTGATGGCTGGGCTCCGGCATGGTAGTCTTGTTCGTCTCCTTGCCTACTGCAACGAAGGCAAGGAGCGGATCCTCATCTACGAATACATGCAGAAGAAGAGCCTAAACGTCTACATATTTGGTACTCGCTACTTGCTGGAACACAAGTGTTTTCTCAAGTTGCTACGAGAACAGAATTTTCTCAC GCAATGTTAA